The genomic window TGGCTTTCAGGTTTTTGCACCCAACCAGAACGAAAACGTTTACACCAACAACTGGCTGGGTCCGTATTACGAGTTTGAGCGGGTGATTGAAACCTTCCAACTCACAGAGTCCCCGCGCAGACTCAAGCCCATCAACATTTACTTTCACACTTATCTGGCGACCAAGCGTGCCGGTGTGCAAACCCTGGACAAAATTTTCCAGTACGCGCTGAGCCAGCCCGTCACGCCGGTGCACATTGCCGACTATGCGCGCAAGGTGATGGATTTTCAGGACTTGTCGATCGCCAGAACCCCTCAAGGATGGCAAATCCGGGGTGCGAGTGCACTGCGCAGCCTCAGGCTCCCTGCCGCGGTGCCACTGCCGGACCTCGAATCCAGCCGGGGAATTGCTGGCTACACCGCGGATAGTGGCGACCGGTATGTCCACTTGCATACAGATTCGGTGTCCTGGGTAGCGTCGCCCGGCGCACTAACCAGCAGGCCGCTGTTGGTGTCTGCCAATGCCCGGGTGACCGACGTGCAACACGCCTCCACTGGCGTGCGCTGGAGTTTGAGCGGCCATGTGCCCCTGCAATTCACCCTGAAGAATGTTCAGGACTGCGATGTGCGCCTGGGCAACCGCAAATTAACGCCGCTCCGCCAGGAGGGCTCCTTCTCTCACTTTGAACTCATTGAACATGTTGCCCCATCGCTCGAAGCGCTATGCAGGAATTGATGGAGAGATTCCACGCCTGAAGCTGGCGACGGGTTGGCAACTGCTACTCATCGGCTTCATGGTGGTGACTCTTCTGGCTGTCGTGTTTCCGCGCAAGGAACTGGTAGCCAAGCTCTACGAGCAAGAAACGCTCGATGAGCTCACGCTGTCCTACATCCAAAACCTGTACCGGGCCAGTGCCGGCAACCTCGATGTTGCCTTGCTGCTCGCACGCGTGCAGCAACAGAAACTGGACCTGCCGACCCTGAGACTGATGCTGCTCTCAGCCGCAGCAGAGGGCGATCTGCGTCAACGCACCGCTGCCCGCACGATTTTGCTGAGCGCTTATGACCGCCGCTTGCAAAAAAGCACCAACGCCGAGCAACTGGCTGAACTCCGCCAAGGACTGCCCGCGTTTCTGGATCCGGCGCTCACAGACCCGATGACTGAAAGCATGGCCCAGCAGTTTGCAGATCTGGCCTTCACGCTCGACAACCCAGATGCGGGTCTTCAGTTCATCGCAAAAAACCAAAAATCCAGTGGCCCGGATGCCTTGGAGCGTTATGCCGTGCGCGGCTTGGCACGTGGCAACTATGAGCAAGCGGCAAGGTATTACTTCATGGCACAGCAGCACACAGAGCCTTACACCGACAAGCGGCGGCTGTTCATGGCCGGGGTTGACACCCTGATGGCAGGCGGCTTGTACGCCCGCGCCATGAGCGCTGCGAACACACACCTGGGCGCACTGGCGCAAGACAGGGTCACGCTGCGCTACCTGGCACGTGTTGCCCTGGCGGCGGGTTATCCGAACGAGGCCAACGCCTATGCCAGAGCCCTGATTTTCCAGCCGCAAGGAGCGCAACCTTGAGCCTGCGCCATGCCTGGATCCTTGCGCTTTACCCTGCTTGGGGCGCTGCTTGGGCCCAAGAAAACCCGACACCGGGCCAGGATTACCAATCACTGCAAATCGCCAGTAGCACTGAGCTCAAAGGTTTGCAAAGCCTCTACGAGCAGCACCGGAACTTGCCCTTTCTCCGCTTGGAGAAGCGCGGAAATCAATTCACCCTGCGGGCAGGCTTTTGGCGTAGCACCGAAGAGGCGCGGCGCGCACTCTCGGGCCGCGCCATCCCGGGTGCCCAGCTTCGCATCGCGGTGCTGCGCCCCGAGTTGCTGCTGCAGACCAACTGGACCTCGAATGCCCCGCTCGCGCAAGATGCGCGCCCCCAGGCCGCAGAGCCCCTGCAGCCTAGACCCGAGGCACCCGCGCCCCCTTCGTCCCCATCTCCCTCGCCTCCTGTCCAGCCTGCCCAGTCGGCTCCTGTCAGGGCGCCAGAGATCATCACACCCAAGGCCAATAGACCTGACGACGGCAAAGCGACGGGCCTGACCCTGCGCAACCTGAACCTCGAAGACATAGCCCTGTCTTATGGCGTGCTGCTCAGCACCGGGGACTTGCAACCGGCCCTGCAGATTGCCCGTGCAGCGGTACAAATGGCTCCCGCGAACCGGGAATGGCGACTCCGCTTGGCGAAAGTTGCGGAGTGGACCCAACAGCCGCTGATTGCCGCGCAGCAGTGGGCATACATCTTTCAACAAGGCGCCCGGGACGCAGAGACTCTGGCCAATGTGACCCGACTCGCCTGGCAGATGGAAGACCTCCAAGTCCCCTTAAGCGCATGGCAAACGCTGGCCAAACGCCGCCCGCTCAGCGCTGCGGAAATGGTGGAAGTGCTGAAGCTCTTTGAAGAGTCCGCACAGCCTGCAGAAGGCTCCCTGTTCTTTGAAGCCCAGTACCTGCAGCGGGGTGATCTGCAACTGCTGGAATACGCCGCGCGCCTTGCAGGCAACTACGGAAATGACGCACGCACGCTGCAGCTACAAATTTTGCGCAGCCAGGCAAACCCCTTTTCGCTGGGCGCGGTGCTCGATGTGGTGATGGTCTACGTCCGCAGCAACCGGCTGCCGGAAGCCCTTGCATTTATGCAGAGCCACGAAGCGCGTGTGCCCGCCGAGGCCTCGGAGTTCTGGCGTCTGCTGGGTGAAGTGGCTTGGGACCTGCAGCGCGTGGACATTGCACGCGGGGCCTATGCCAACTACGTCAAAAGTGAGTCAGCTACCAGTGACGATTGGGGCCGCCTCGTGGCATTGGCCGGCGTCCAACAAACAGACCAGGCCGCGAACCTTGCGCTGGAAGGGTACCGCCGCTTTGGTACCTTTGCCCTGCTGACACAAGCGCTGGAGATGTTTGCCAACCAGGCCCAATGGACCCGCATGGGCGAGGCGCTAGCGCTATTGCAAGGGGCGGCACTCACTGATGCCGAGTCGTCGAGCCAGTTTTTGCTGCTGCGCGCCCGGTATGCGCAAGGCCTCAAACAAGGGGATAACGCGTGGGCCGATCTGCGCCGGGCCATGGTGATGGAGCCGGTGTCCAAAATCGTGGGTCTCAGCAGCTTGTGGTTTTTGATAGACCAGCAACGCACCGCGGAGCTAGCCGTGGCCCTCAAGCACTACCAGAGTCATGGCGGGGATGCGGACTATTGGCCTGCCTTTGCTGCAGGCCACCAGGTGCTTAACCAACAACGGCAGGCACTCAGCTGGTACCAACGTATCGTGGCCAAGGCGCCGCAGGATGCCTTCACCCTCCTGAACTATGCCGATGCGCTGGAACGCAACCAACAAGCAGGCATGGCCGCACGAGTGCGCCGCCATGCTTGGCTGATCTTGCGGGCACAGCTTCCAGCAGACACAGCGCGCACAGAGGCCGATACGTCCAGCGCCGAATGGCGCACGCTCTTGAGACTTTCGCTCTTGAACCGGCCTGGTGATCCTGCACTGCAACAAGCCCGCGACTGGGCCCGCAGCCTCAAGGCACTGCCCGCCGACGCTTCCGCCCCGGAGACGACCGAACTGATCTTGGCCTGGGCCATCAGCACGGAACAATTTGTCAATGCGCGGACGTGGATGGCCCGCCGCTTCCGTGAGCAAGCCCAAGCGCCCGTGTGGGGGCGGGCCCAAGTAGCCCTGCAAACCGGAGACACCCGGGACATGGACGACTTGCTGCAGACCCAACGCGAGACACTGCCGATCTACAACCGCTACGACATCGAACGCGCCATGGGTCTGCACGCAGAGGCGCTGACCACAGCATTCAATGGACTCACGCGCAGCCCGGATGACGAGGCCTTGTACGACCGTTGGCGCCAGCACGCGCCTGCCCAGGCAGCCTATCTGGAAAGCGCGCTGAAGAGTGAAAACGCAGGCAGCTTCAGCAACTTCTCGGTCGGGCAGCATGCCCAGTGGCCGGTGAAACAAGGGCTGGTCGCAACCCTGGGCTGGACCAGAGCCCGGCAAACCTCAGGCGATGCAGGACTGCAAACGCTGCTCACCGATACCGAGCAACTCAACAACCTGGGCCTCCAATGGGCCAGCCCCGGGCAAAACGGGGCGCTCACCCTGTTCCAGCGCCGGGAGCTGGGCACCATGAATGGGGCGCAACTGAGCCAGTCACTCCGTCTGCCATATGGGCTCCTGTGGAGCACCCGCCTGGACATCGGCAATGCCAGCCAAGCAAGCCCCACCATGCAAATTGCAGGCGCAGAAGACAGCCTGAGCACCACCCTCGGTGCCCAGCTGGACAAACGCCTCAACCTGCAAGCCACCCCGGCCGTAAAGCGCTATTACAGCCAACTCGGTGACGGTCTCGGACGTGGTCAGTCTCTCGACCTCGAGGCCGGATACCGCCTGCGGGTGGACTATCCGGACTGGCGGCTCCGCGTCAACTTGCGCAGACAAGTCTTTGACCGCGAAGACGGGCCGAGTGCCGGATCGCTGCAGCGCTACCCGGAAGCGTTTCAGCAAGCCGTGAGTGCAGGCACGCTCAGCACCGCCAACTATTTCTTGCCGGAAAGCAGCACCAGCTGGGGCCTGTGCCTCGGCATGGGCGAGAACTTGGGCGGGCAGAGCTTGCAAAACGGATTCAGCCGAGGCTGGCGCCCTTTTGTCGATGCCTGTTTGCGCCATGACTCCCAAGCCGGCGAGGGCTACTCCTCGCAAGTCGGTCTGGCGGGCTCGGTATTCGGGCGGGACTTGATGCGTATCGAACTCCAACACAGCGATGGCCTTGCCAGCAGCAACGGCCCGGGCAGAACCTTGACCTTGCGTTACCGCAATTACTTTTAACCACGAGCACCCTGATGAAACTCCACACTCTCTTGTGCACCGCTGCGCTGGCCCTGACCGGCTGCGCCACCTCCATCGAATCCAATACCGGCCGCGGCACGCTGGAAGCAGGCGCCTCCTGGGCGTTACTCCCCTTGTCCAACAATACCGACACGCCGCAGGCTGCGCTCAGCGCAGAGTCCATGCTGGAACACCTGCTGCGTCGCCGTGGTGTGCCGGAGCTCAAGATCTACCCCGCAGCCCTGTCACGGGATAGCTTGTTTGAACCCTCGGAGCGGAAAGTCAGCGAAGAAGCCCAGAAGTGGGCCCGCGAACAAGGCGTTCGCTATGCAGTGAGTGGCAGCGTTGAAGAGTGGCGCTACAAAGTCGGCCTCGACGGCGAGCCCGCTGTCGGCATTACCGTCAAAGTGACAGACCTGAGCTCAGGGCAAATCGTCTGGAGCACCACAGCAGCCAGCAGTGGATGGAGTCGGCAAGCCCTGTCCGGCGTGGCGCAGGCCGTCATGCGCGACGCCCTGACCAGCTTGCCACTGCCCGCCGTGGCCCCTGCAAAGTAAGTCGCTTATGGGAGCTCCCTCCTCGACCAGTTGGCTCAAAAAGCTCATCAGCCCGCATCGGCTGGCACCCGATCCGGTGCTGGCCCGTGACCAGTGGCTCGAAATATTTTTGATCCCCCTGCTCGGCATTGCTGTGGGCTGGTGGATCAGCGCCGACGACCCGATGCTCGCGCAAAGCCACTTTCCCTGGCTCTGGTTTGCACCGGTCTTGATTGCGTTGCGCTACGGCGTTTCGCCGGGCTTGCTGAGTAGCATTCCGCTGATCATCAATTGGTTGATCGCCAATGCCATGGGCCGGGTTGAAGATGCCTTCGCCTTCCGCTTTTTCTTCGGTGCGGGTGTGCTGGTCATGGTCTGCGGCGAGTTCAGCGATGTGTGGCGTGATCGCAATGCCCGCATGGAAGAGACCTACCTGTATGTGACCGAGCGTCTTTCGCGGCTCACCAAGAGGCACTTGCTGCTCAACCTCTCCCACGATCGGCTTGAACAAGAGATGCTGATCCGCCCGGGCTCTCTGCGCGATGCCCTGGCCCGCCTGCGGGGCATGGCCATGCAACCCACCCCGCAAGACGAGCCCATGCCGGCGGCCAACAGCTTGCTGCAGTTGCTGTCGCAGTATGTCAATCTGGAATCCGCCACGCTGTATGCCATCAAGAACCCGGACACTGACCCGCAATTGGGCCCGGCTCTGGCAGTCATCGGGGACCCGCTACCGCTCCTGCCGGGAAATGTGCTGTTCCAGAAAGCAATGGAAACACGGGCACTGGTGCACATCGCCGGCGAAGACATCAGCAGCTCTGACCCCGACAGCCCCTTGGTGGTGGCCCCGCTGGTGGCTGGTAACGACACCATATTGGGCGTGCTGGTCGTGACCCGTATCCCGTTTTTCTCACTGACGGTCGAGAACCTGCAAATGATGTCGGTGATCCTGGCCTATTACGCAGACAACATCCGGATCGGCCCAGATACCCACAAAGTCCAGCAGGCGCTTCCGGGCATCCCGGCCTTGTTCGCAGAAGAGCTGGTGCGCATGAGCCGGCTGAATCACTCGGTAGGCCTGTCCAGCCATTTGGTAATCATGACCTTTGAAGGTGCACTGGGGGCCGAAATCACAGCCGAGTTTGTGCGCGTGAAGCGCGGACTGGATTTGTACTGGCAAACGCATATCCGCGGGCAGCCTGCAGTCGTGGTGCTGATGCCGTTTGCATCAGACTCTGCTAAGGAAGGTTTTATCCAGCGGATTGATGACTGGCTGCAACTGCGATTTCATGGCGACATCGAAAGCCTGCAAGTCCGCCTGCACACCATCGACTTCGCCCTAGAAGACCCGGTGCAAGCCCTGACCACCCAGTTCGCCCCGTGAGAAAGCCCGCATGTTCACATTGAAGTGGGCCTGGGCGGCCATCGCCATTGAAGTAGGCGTCTTCTTAAGCCCGCTGTTGCACCAGTCCACGCTGGGGGCGTTGCTGGCCATGCTGGCGCTGCACGCCTTGGCGAGCGCGATCGTGGCATCGGGCAGTTATGTGCTGCTGCCCCACAAGTACATGCGACCCCGTGTGACCGTGTGGTTGCTGTTGTTTCTTTTTGCATTTGTCGCCCCCCTGATCGGTGCGGTCGGAATGCTGGCCATCATCTGGACGACCTTCCAGAAAGAGTCGCCAGACGAATACCCGCCGGAACCGGTGACAGTGCCCCTGCCCGAATTTGACATGCAAACCAAAGATGTCAGCCGCAGCGGGCAAGGCTCCATTCGCTCACGCCTGAACTCACATGTGCCTAGCGCCATCCGGCTTCAATCCCTGATGACACTTCAAGCGATCCCTACCCGGGTTGCCAACCCCATCCTGGACGAACTACTGAGCGACAACTCTGACGATGTGCGCCTCGTGGCGTTTGGCATGCTCGATGCCGAGGAAAAGAAAATCAACGCAGACATCCAGCGCGAACGTCGCCAACTCGACCAGGCGGAGAACGACGCCCAGCGCCACACCTGCTTGCGACACCTGGCAGAACTGCACTGGGAACTGATTTACGCCTCGCTGGCCCAAGGCGAACTCAAAAAACACATCCTCAGCCAGACACTGCAATATGTCGACGCCACACTGGCCCTGGAGCCCGAGCCGGACGCCGCCATGCTGTTCCTCAAGGGGCGGATTTTGCTGGCCATCGGCGAATACGCTCCAGCCCAAGCCGCCATTGAACACGCAATTACGCTCGGCCACCCTTTGGTATCTGCCGTGCCCTACGTGGCCGAGCTGGCCTACCAACGCCGTGATTTCGCGCAAGTCAAACAATCCCTGCTCCGCCTGGAGAAACTCAACGTCGCCTCCCGTACCCGGGCCGTTGTAGACATTTGGACCGGACGAGACAACTTTCCACATCGCAGTGACCGCAACTACTTCCCCCACATCTGAACCCGTCCTGCCCAAGGCAGAGCAGGTCGACGTCATGCTTCTCCTAGAGGGCACCTTCCCGTTTGTGTCCGGGGGAGTGTCCAGCTGGGTCCAGCAAATCATTCTGGGCTTTCCGGACATCCGCTTCGGTGCCATTTTTCTGGGTAGCCGCAAACAGGACTACGGGCACATGCGCTACGCCTTGCCGCCCAATCTGGTCCATCTGGAAACGGCCTATCTAAATGAAGACGAGGCGCCACCGCCAATCGCACGTGTCAAGGCACCGGCCAAAAGCATGGAACTGGTCGAGCGAATGCACGACATGTTTGAGAACGATCTGCGCCACCCCGAGTGCCCGCACCTCTTTGCCAGCATGATGGACGAAGCAGGCCCCGGCGGCATGCTTAGCCAAGATATGTTCCTCTACAGCGAAGGATCCTGGGACTACATCAAAAAAACCTACCGGAGCCGGAGCACCGACCCGTCGTTTGTCGATTACTTTTGGACTGTGCGCACCATCCACCGTCCGTTCTGGGGACTACGGGAGGTCGCGGTCCGCGCGCCCAAGGCGCGCATCTACCATGCGGTGTCCACCGGATATGCCGGCATTCTGGGCGTCCTGCTCAAGCACCGGAACAAGCGTCCCTTCATGCTCAGTGAACATGGCATCTACGTCAAAGAGCGCAAGATCGACCTCTACCAAGCTCAGTGGATTAAGGACAACCGTAGCGTGTTTGAACACGACCCCTCGCGTGTCAGCTACTTCCGGCAGTTGTGGATCCGGTTTTTCGAGCATCTCGGCTACGTAACGTACCACGCGGCGAACGACATCGTGGCGCTGTACGAAGCGAACCGGCAACGGCAGTTGCTCGACGGCGCGCCCGAGGAGCGCACCTCCAACATCGCCAACGGGATCGACGTGGTGAAGTTCGGTGCCCTGCGCAAAGACTGGCCGGATGGCCCGCCGCAGGTCTTGTGCCTGATTGGCCGTGTGGTGCCGATCAAAGACATCAAGACCTACATCCGCGCTGCGCGCATCATCGCCAACCGCATGCCCGGGGTGGAGGCCTGGATCGCCGGCCCGAGGACGAGTCGCCCGAATACGCGCAAGAGTGCCGCGACTTGGTAGCCCAACTCGGACTCGAAAACACCGTCAAATTCCTAGGTTTCCAAAAGCTCACTGAGCTGCTGCCCCAAGTCGGGCTGGTGGTTCTCACTTCCATCAGCGAAGCCCTTCCCCTGGTCATTCTGGAGGGCTATGCCGCGGGCGTGCCCACCGTCAGTACCGATGTGGGCTCTTGCCGCCAACTCGTGTATGGCTTGCCGGGCGAGGATGAGGCCTTGGGGGCATCCGGGCGGGTGGTACGGATTGCAGACCCCCAGGCCATGGCAGAAGCCACTCTGGAGCTGCTGGGTGATCCGGCCGAATGGCAGCGGGCCCGCGAATCAGGTATCCGGCGCGTCGAAAAATACTACGCACAGCACATCATGTTTGACCGCTACCGGTCGCTTTACGACAAGAACTTCGCATGGCAGGCATAGGCTTCGAACTCCGCAAACTCCTGCGAAAGCAGACCTATGCAGGTTTGCTGCAGGCCTATGCTTTCGCCGGCATCATCAGCTCCGGGCCTTGGGTGCTTTCCATCGTGGGCATCATGCTGATTGGCCTGCTGAGCGCGGGCGCGGGGGTGGCGTCGCCCCGGGTCAGTGTGTCGCAGTTTCAGGTCACGGTGACCTACCTGTTTCTGATCTCACTGATCAGCACCGGTCTGGTTCAACTGTCGTTCACCCGCTTTGTGGCGGACCGCACGTTTGCCAAAGACGAGGCCTCCATCCTGCCCAACTTCAACGGGCTGATTCTGGTGGTGATGGGCGTCAGCATGCTGGTAGCCCTGCCCTGCGTGGCGATCTTTTTCCCCGAGCAATCGGTGCTCTACCGCTTGCTGTTTGTGATGGGCTTGGGAGTCATGTCCGCGATCTGGATTGCGACCGTGTTCCTCACCGGCATGAAGCACTACCGCGCGATTGTGCTCATGTTTTTTCTGGGCTACAGCGCCACCCTGGGCCTGGCATTGTTGCTGCGGAGGCCCTTAGGCCTAGAGGGCTTGTTGCTCGGTTTTGTTCTGGGGCACTACCTGCTCCTGATGGGCATGGTCTATCTGGTTTACCGGCACTACCAGTCCGACCGCTTTGTCGCGTTTGACATCTGGAAGCGCGGCGCCATGTACACCAGCCTGATGGCCACCGGCTTCCTCTTCAACCTGGGCGCGTGGATCGACAAGCTGATGTTCTGGTATTTCCCCAGTACCGGGCAGCAAGTTATCGGGCCTCTGCATGCTTCTGTGATTTACGACTTCCCGATCTTTTTGTCGTACCTGTCTGTCATCCCCGGAATGGCCATTTTTCTGGTGCGGATCGAAACCGACTTTGTGGAGTACTACGTCAAGTTTTACAACGCAGTCCGCGAGGGCGCCACGCTGGACTACATCGAGCGCATGCGCAACCACATGGTCTACCACGTGCGCCGTGGTTTGTTTGACATCGCCAAAATCCAGGGTATCGCCGTCCTCTCTACCTTTGCGGCTGGCGGCGTGGTGCTCCAAGCGCTGGGCATTTCCACCTTGTACCTGCCGCTGCTGTATGTGGATGTGGTCGGTGCCGCGCTGCAGGTGGTGCTGCTGGGGATATTGAATATTCTGTTTTACCTCGACCAGCGCCGCGCGGTGGTTTTGCTGACCGCCATGCTGCCCCTGTGCAATGCGGTGTTTACCGGCATCACCTTGCACTTGGGCGCGGCATGGTTTGGCTATGGCTTTGCGCTGGCGATGCTGGTCACCGTGCTGACCGGCATCTGGATTCTCAGCCGCAAGCTCGAGGTTCTGGAGTACGAGACCTTCATGCTCCAGTAAGGGCTGTCGCCCGCCTTCCGCCTGAGGGTTTCAGGCCTTGCGATAGCCGTCGGGGTTGCGGCTCTGCCAGCGCCAGGAGTCTTCGCACATCGACTGCAGGTTTTGCGCGGCCTGCCAGTCCAGCACGGCTTTGGCCATGGCGGCATCGGCATAACACTGGGCCACATCGCCGGGGCGGCGCGCCACCACGTCGTAAGGCACAGGTTTGCCACTGGCTTGCTCAAAAGCGCGCACCACATCCAGAACGCTGTAGCCCTGGCCGGTGCCCACATTCACGGTGAAGGTGTCAGCCCCCGCCAGGAGTTTGCGCACCGCCGCCACATGGGCTTGGGCCAAGTCTTGCACGTGGATGTAGTCGCGCACGCCGGTACCGTCGGGTGTGGCGTAGTCGCCGCCAAAGACTTGCAGGCGGGGGCGCTTGCCCACCGCGACCTGGGTCACAAAAGGCATCAGGTTATTCGGAATACCGGACGGGTCTTCCCCAATCAAGCCGCTCGGGTGGGCACCCACCGGGTTGAAATAACGCAGCACCCCCGCACGAAGGGCAGGCAGCGCGGCGCACTGGGCGGCGATCATGTCCTCACACACCAGCTTGGTGTGGCCATAGGGATTGGTGTGGCTGCGCGGAAACGACTCGGTGATCGGCACCGATGCGGGGTCGCCGTAGACCGTGGCACTGCTGGAAAACACCAGCTTCTGGCACCCGGTGGTGGCCATGGCCTGCAACAGCGCAATCGTGCTGCCGAGGTTGTTTTCAAAATACTTAAGCGGCTGGGCCACGCTTTCGCCGACTGCTTTGAAGCCTGCGAAATGGATCACCGCCTGGACCTGGTGCTGCGTCAGCAAAGCTTCCAGGGTCGCACGGTCGCGGGCATTGCCGCGCTGGCACAGCACTTCGCGCCCGGTGATTTGCTGCAGGCGCTGCAAAACCTCCGGGTCGCTGTTAGAAAAGTCATCCAGAATCAGCGGCTGGTAACCGGCCTCCACCAAGGCCACATAGGTGTGGCTGCCGATGTAGCCGGCCCCGCCGGTCAGCAAAATAGTCGTCGGTGATGTCATTTTTATGGGCTCCCTCAAAAGTCGTGTGTGTCAGTAACACCCGAACTTTACTTGCCTTTGATGACGCTGCCGCTGAATCCGGCGGCGCTCACAACACCAACAGCGCCCGGAAGTCGTTCACATTGGTGTGGGTAGGGCCGGTGGTGAACAAGTCGCCCAGCGGCTGGAAGAAACCTACCGCGTC from Rhodoferax potami includes these protein-coding regions:
- a CDS encoding penicillin-binding protein activator LpoB, with the protein product MKLHTLLCTAALALTGCATSIESNTGRGTLEAGASWALLPLSNNTDTPQAALSAESMLEHLLRRRGVPELKIYPAALSRDSLFEPSERKVSEEAQKWAREQGVRYAVSGSVEEWRYKVGLDGEPAVGITVKVTDLSSGQIVWSTTAASSGWSRQALSGVAQAVMRDALTSLPLPAVAPAK
- the galE gene encoding UDP-glucose 4-epimerase GalE encodes the protein MTSPTTILLTGGAGYIGSHTYVALVEAGYQPLILDDFSNSDPEVLQRLQQITGREVLCQRGNARDRATLEALLTQHQVQAVIHFAGFKAVGESVAQPLKYFENNLGSTIALLQAMATTGCQKLVFSSSATVYGDPASVPITESFPRSHTNPYGHTKLVCEDMIAAQCAALPALRAGVLRYFNPVGAHPSGLIGEDPSGIPNNLMPFVTQVAVGKRPRLQVFGGDYATPDGTGVRDYIHVQDLAQAHVAAVRKLLAGADTFTVNVGTGQGYSVLDVVRAFEQASGKPVPYDVVARRPGDVAQCYADAAMAKAVLDWQAAQNLQSMCEDSWRWQSRNPDGYRKA
- a CDS encoding tetratricopeptide repeat protein, which gives rise to MFTLKWAWAAIAIEVGVFLSPLLHQSTLGALLAMLALHALASAIVASGSYVLLPHKYMRPRVTVWLLLFLFAFVAPLIGAVGMLAIIWTTFQKESPDEYPPEPVTVPLPEFDMQTKDVSRSGQGSIRSRLNSHVPSAIRLQSLMTLQAIPTRVANPILDELLSDNSDDVRLVAFGMLDAEEKKINADIQRERRQLDQAENDAQRHTCLRHLAELHWELIYASLAQGELKKHILSQTLQYVDATLALEPEPDAAMLFLKGRILLAIGEYAPAQAAIEHAITLGHPLVSAVPYVAELAYQRRDFAQVKQSLLRLEKLNVASRTRAVVDIWTGRDNFPHRSDRNYFPHI
- a CDS encoding tetratricopeptide repeat protein, with the translated sequence MSLRHAWILALYPAWGAAWAQENPTPGQDYQSLQIASSTELKGLQSLYEQHRNLPFLRLEKRGNQFTLRAGFWRSTEEARRALSGRAIPGAQLRIAVLRPELLLQTNWTSNAPLAQDARPQAAEPLQPRPEAPAPPSSPSPSPPVQPAQSAPVRAPEIITPKANRPDDGKATGLTLRNLNLEDIALSYGVLLSTGDLQPALQIARAAVQMAPANREWRLRLAKVAEWTQQPLIAAQQWAYIFQQGARDAETLANVTRLAWQMEDLQVPLSAWQTLAKRRPLSAAEMVEVLKLFEESAQPAEGSLFFEAQYLQRGDLQLLEYAARLAGNYGNDARTLQLQILRSQANPFSLGAVLDVVMVYVRSNRLPEALAFMQSHEARVPAEASEFWRLLGEVAWDLQRVDIARGAYANYVKSESATSDDWGRLVALAGVQQTDQAANLALEGYRRFGTFALLTQALEMFANQAQWTRMGEALALLQGAALTDAESSSQFLLLRARYAQGLKQGDNAWADLRRAMVMEPVSKIVGLSSLWFLIDQQRTAELAVALKHYQSHGGDADYWPAFAAGHQVLNQQRQALSWYQRIVAKAPQDAFTLLNYADALERNQQAGMAARVRRHAWLILRAQLPADTARTEADTSSAEWRTLLRLSLLNRPGDPALQQARDWARSLKALPADASAPETTELILAWAISTEQFVNARTWMARRFREQAQAPVWGRAQVALQTGDTRDMDDLLQTQRETLPIYNRYDIERAMGLHAEALTTAFNGLTRSPDDEALYDRWRQHAPAQAAYLESALKSENAGSFSNFSVGQHAQWPVKQGLVATLGWTRARQTSGDAGLQTLLTDTEQLNNLGLQWASPGQNGALTLFQRRELGTMNGAQLSQSLRLPYGLLWSTRLDIGNASQASPTMQIAGAEDSLSTTLGAQLDKRLNLQATPAVKRYYSQLGDGLGRGQSLDLEAGYRLRVDYPDWRLRVNLRRQVFDREDGPSAGSLQRYPEAFQQAVSAGTLSTANYFLPESSTSWGLCLGMGENLGGQSLQNGFSRGWRPFVDACLRHDSQAGEGYSSQVGLAGSVFGRDLMRIELQHSDGLASSNGPGRTLTLRYRNYF
- the pelG gene encoding exopolysaccharide Pel transporter PelG, giving the protein MAGIGFELRKLLRKQTYAGLLQAYAFAGIISSGPWVLSIVGIMLIGLLSAGAGVASPRVSVSQFQVTVTYLFLISLISTGLVQLSFTRFVADRTFAKDEASILPNFNGLILVVMGVSMLVALPCVAIFFPEQSVLYRLLFVMGLGVMSAIWIATVFLTGMKHYRAIVLMFFLGYSATLGLALLLRRPLGLEGLLLGFVLGHYLLLMGMVYLVYRHYQSDRFVAFDIWKRGAMYTSLMATGFLFNLGAWIDKLMFWYFPSTGQQVIGPLHASVIYDFPIFLSYLSVIPGMAIFLVRIETDFVEYYVKFYNAVREGATLDYIERMRNHMVYHVRRGLFDIAKIQGIAVLSTFAAGGVVLQALGISTLYLPLLYVDVVGAALQVVLLGILNILFYLDQRRAVVLLTAMLPLCNAVFTGITLHLGAAWFGYGFALAMLVTVLTGIWILSRKLEVLEYETFMLQ
- a CDS encoding PelD GGDEF domain-containing protein, producing the protein MGAPSSTSWLKKLISPHRLAPDPVLARDQWLEIFLIPLLGIAVGWWISADDPMLAQSHFPWLWFAPVLIALRYGVSPGLLSSIPLIINWLIANAMGRVEDAFAFRFFFGAGVLVMVCGEFSDVWRDRNARMEETYLYVTERLSRLTKRHLLLNLSHDRLEQEMLIRPGSLRDALARLRGMAMQPTPQDEPMPAANSLLQLLSQYVNLESATLYAIKNPDTDPQLGPALAVIGDPLPLLPGNVLFQKAMETRALVHIAGEDISSSDPDSPLVVAPLVAGNDTILGVLVVTRIPFFSLTVENLQMMSVILAYYADNIRIGPDTHKVQQALPGIPALFAEELVRMSRLNHSVGLSSHLVIMTFEGALGAEITAEFVRVKRGLDLYWQTHIRGQPAVVVLMPFASDSAKEGFIQRIDDWLQLRFHGDIESLQVRLHTIDFALEDPVQALTTQFAP